The Lentimicrobium sp. L6 genome window below encodes:
- a CDS encoding response regulator transcription factor yields the protein MNKIKIILVDDHQLVRDGIKSLISDSFGIDIIGEASNSVELFKQLHQVMPDVILMDISLPNMSGIEITKILKKDYPKIKILMLSMYTSEDFIFNGLKAGINGYLPKNTTRDELLLAIEEVHNGREYFSKSISNIILKSFVNSAKYGNNANDDKMSILTKRETEILKLVVEGVSNQHIADQLFISIRTVETHKTSIMKKLELNNTIDLVKFAIKNKIIEL from the coding sequence ATGAATAAGATTAAAATCATACTTGTAGACGATCACCAATTGGTTAGAGATGGTATAAAATCATTAATTTCTGATAGTTTTGGTATTGATATTATTGGAGAAGCCTCAAATAGCGTGGAACTTTTTAAGCAACTCCACCAAGTGATGCCCGATGTTATTTTAATGGATATTTCTTTACCTAATATGTCTGGCATCGAAATCACTAAAATCTTAAAAAAGGACTATCCCAAGATAAAAATCCTCATGCTCTCCATGTATACCTCTGAGGATTTCATTTTTAATGGACTTAAGGCTGGCATTAATGGATACTTACCCAAAAACACCACTCGCGACGAGCTCCTTTTGGCCATAGAAGAAGTTCATAATGGCCGTGAGTACTTCAGCAAATCTATTTCCAATATCATATTGAAAAGCTTTGTGAATAGTGCCAAATATGGTAATAATGCCAATGACGATAAAATGAGTATTCTCACCAAAAGAGAGACGGAGATCTTAAAATTGGTGGTAGAAGGCGTCAGCAATCAGCATATCGCGGATCAACTTTTTATCAGTATTAGAACTGTAGAAACTCATAAAACCAGCATCATGAAAAAGCTAGAACTCAATAATACCATAGACTTGGTGAAATTTGCCATCAAAAATAAAATCATAGAATTATAG
- a CDS encoding TorF family putative porin encodes MRRYKMMMVLVLAFTMLGTNLSWAQEETTSDESPLSLNVDLMSRYIWRGQDFGAAPSIQPGISYSKWGFTLGAWGAYTLNNVNTGVQEADLYLSYSINDMFSVTVTDYFFPDEASDYNYFDYKDKSTGHVFEGTIAFNGTEKLPLSILLATNFYGADARRMNDDETVGSIQYSTYAELAYAFKHFDLFMGFNLTTPDADKGESGYYGDSFGVVNLGISASREIKITENFSLPLNIALITNPQKEKIYLVAGFNF; translated from the coding sequence ATGAGAAGATATAAAATGATGATGGTTTTAGTACTGGCATTTACCATGTTAGGAACGAACTTATCTTGGGCACAAGAGGAAACGACAAGCGACGAAAGTCCCTTGAGCTTAAATGTAGACTTAATGAGTAGGTATATTTGGAGAGGTCAGGACTTTGGGGCGGCACCAAGTATTCAACCTGGTATTAGTTATAGCAAATGGGGATTCACATTAGGAGCTTGGGGAGCCTATACCTTAAATAATGTGAATACTGGAGTTCAAGAAGCTGATTTATACTTAAGCTATAGCATTAATGATATGTTTAGCGTAACAGTAACCGATTACTTCTTCCCTGATGAAGCATCCGATTATAATTATTTCGATTATAAAGACAAATCTACGGGTCATGTATTTGAAGGAACCATAGCATTCAATGGAACTGAAAAACTTCCTCTATCTATTTTACTAGCTACCAATTTCTATGGCGCCGATGCCAGAAGAATGAATGATGATGAAACTGTAGGTAGCATCCAATACTCCACCTATGCTGAATTGGCCTATGCTTTTAAACACTTCGATTTGTTTATGGGTTTTAACCTAACAACTCCAGATGCAGACAAAGGAGAATCAGGATATTATGGAGATTCTTTTGGTGTGGTAAACCTTGGTATTTCTGCTAGTAGAGAAATTAAAATTACCGAGAATTTCAGTTTACCATTAAATATAGCCCTCATTACAAACCCACAAAAAGAAAAGATTTATTTAGTTGCTGGATTTAATTTCTAA